Below is a genomic region from Treponema sp. OMZ 798.
CGCTTTTTTCTAAAGTTTTTTCTTTAATTTCAGGCTTTGTAGTCTTATTAGGAGCCTCGGCAGGCTTTACGACTTGTTTTTTATCCGGAACACTTATAAGCGGCTTATCGGGGGCAGGAGGAACAGAAGTCTCGGTTTTTTTTACCTCAGGCTTCTCAGCTAAAGGAACAGGCTCATTTTCATCTTCACCGTCAAGTATAAGCTCCAATGCCGGCTTATCGGTGATAGGTTTAGGATCAGAAACGGATTCAGCCGAATCGGCTTTAGGCTTCAATTGTAAATCATTATTGTTCAAAAGACTATCCGTATTTTTTTTAGGCAAAATACCCTGTCCTTGTTGAGAGTTTTCAGGTATTTTCATAATTATAATCTTTTCGGAATTCTTAAGATTTTCAGAATCCTTGGGAGCTTCAGTATCGGAAACATTCCCCGCCATATCTTCGTTTTTTTTATCTTCAATTAAATTTTCACCTGTATTTTTTTTTGTACTTGCACAGGAATTAAAAAAGATAAAAATCAAAAATACAATTAATGTAACGCGTATTGAAAATTTCATGGAGCAGCCTCCAATATTTTATCGGCAAGTTTTTTATTCTGTTTATGCAGTGCCTCCATATCCTTTTCCGTAGGAGGCTCATACCAATAGTCAACCTCTTCTTTCTCCCATATTTTACGTTGTTCCCGTGAAAACTGAATAGGCGAAAGATATAGAGGTTCATCTATTATTTGCAGTTTATCTGCATTAACCTTACCGGACTTAAAATCCGAATTTTTAGATGATAAGACAGTTCTTTTTGTTTCCGAATATGATGTATTATCTTTTTTTTGTAAAAATAAAATCAATAAGAGGCTTAAAATTAAGATAAAAATCAAGATGCATACAATTATAACAACCGCCTTCCTGTTATTAGAAAAAAACTCTCGAACACTTGTGAAAATACCGTTTATCTTACTCTTCAAGTCTATCATCTTTTTCTGAAACTTCCTCCTCACCGTTTACGGTTTTTATCCTCTTAGGCGGATGGGGCGGAATATAGATTCCCTCCTCCGGTTCAACTTCTTCTTCTACAAAGGGCTCGTTAACCAAGTCTATAGTTTTTGATTCAAGCTCCGTTTCGTTATCCAGCCTTATGGCTATAACCTTTGAAACCCCCGATTCTTCCATGGTAACACCGAGCATGGCATTTGCACCCAAAACAGTCTTTTTATTATGAGTAATAACTATGTATTGGCTGACATTTGCAAATTCACGAAGAGTCGTAACAAACCTGGTAACGTTTTGTTCATCGAGAGCCGCATCAATTTCATCGAGAAGACAGAATGGAGACGGCTTTACCATATAGGTTGCAAATAAAAGGGCTACCGCAGTCATGGATTTTTCACCGCCCGATAAGAGATTTATATTTTCAAGTTTTTTACCGGGAGGCTGAGCAAAAATTTCTATTCCCGATTCAAGCACATTTTTCGGATCTGTTAAGCGTATTTCGGCTCTTCCTCCTCCGAAAAGCCGCCTAAACATATTATGAAAATTCTTTTTAATCTTATTGTAGGTGTCCAAAAAAAGCTCGGTAGATTCGGCCGTTATTTCGTCGGTAATACGCTGCAAGTCTGCACGAGCCTTATCAAGATCGCTTATATGTTTATTTAAAAATTCATAACGCTCTTTAACGCTTTCGAATTCTTCGGGAGCCATAAAGTTTACTCTGCCCAAAGAATCAAGTTTTTGCTTAATCGAAGAAAGGCTTTCTCTAAGGTCGTTTACCGATGAGGTAATGGTAAACATCCTTTCTTCAAATTCCATAAGTTCTCTGGAATGTTTTTCCCTGAAATTTTCCTTTGTGTTACGAATATCGGCTTCAATCCCTGCAAGATCAAAGTGGAATTTTTCCAAAAGAGAATTTGCCTTTGAAAGTTCTGCAGTGAGTTTATCAACCTTTCCCCTCTTGCTGGCAAGGTCGGAGTTTTTTATCGAGATTTCGTTTTCAAGTTTTTCGAGCTCGGCACTTATCTTTCTTCCCTCATACTCCAAAGAATTTATCTCGCCTTCAAGTTCCGAAATATCTTCTTCCGTTTGCTTTAACTGTTTTTCTTCGGTAAAAAATTCGCTTTCAAGGTCATGGAGCATTTTTTTCTCCGAAGAAAGCTGGCGCTCTAAAAGCTTAACCTGATCTTCGGCATTTTTTGCCTGAGCATCTATCCTTGCTCTGTTTACTCGCAGGTCTTCAAGGGTTTTGCGGTAGTCGTTTATCTTGACGGAAAGCTCGTTATTTTCTTCTATCAGCCCTGCAATTTTAGTGCGGTTATTTTCGATAGATTGCCTGTTTTCCAAGATAGCGGTATCGACTGCTCTTTTTTTTGTAATGATACCTTCCGGAGCCAAAAATTCGTCAATAAAGCCTGCCGAGGATTTTTTATACTTTTCAAGAGCATTTTGAATTTCATCGCTTATAGATAAAAGGGATGAAAAACTTTGAACGGAATCTTCTGCGAATTTTTTTACATCATCTGCAGAATGATTTTCTATAGAGGCAAAGTCCGAAAATATAGCTTTTTTTCCGGTAATTAAAACTTTTAAACGGTTTAAGGCCCCATCCAAGTCTTTTTCAGCCTCTAACCTATTTGCCGATGAATAACCGGCAGATCTTAAATTTTTATCGAGCTCGGTAACGATATCCTCGGTTATGGACTTTAACTCAAGCTCCATAGCCCCTCTCATATCGTCAAGCCGTTTTATATCGTCTTCAAGCCCTTTTACTTCTTCCTTGTTTGAAGTAATCTGATGGCTTGCCAAGTCTATGTTTTTTTCAAACTCTTCAGCGTTTTTCTCGATTGCAGTAACCTGTTTTTTAAACTCAAAAACATCGGCATTTTTTTCGGAAATGTCTTCCTCTAGGCTTTCAATATTTTCCTTCGTCGAAGAGGTCTTTGCTTCAAGTTGATTTAACTTTAGTTTTAGCTCGGAACGGCGTTTATTGTAAATTTGAACCTGCTCCTGCTTACCCTTTTGTTCGATGGCTAGGTTTAGTACCTTTGTACGGTAAGCATTAAACTTTTCTTCCATCTCGTTTACAATATCCATATTTTCGGAAAGGAGTCCGTGAATACCGTCAATTTGTTCCTGTATGGCATCTCTCTTTTCGGAGGCTTCTTTTAAGCTTTGCTTTTTTGCGGCAAGCCCGTCTACAAAGCTTTTTAAGCGTAAAAGCTGAATATCCCTTTCGTGTTCAAAAAGAGAATCCTTTAGCTCCCGGTACTTAATCGTCTGTTCCGATTGAATTTTCAGGGTATCATAGGATCTGCGTACCTCTGCCAAAGCAGCTTCAATCTGCTTCATATTTTCTTGGGTTTTTTCGAGCTTTCTTTCAGCATCCTGTCTTTTTACCTTAAATTTTGTTATACCGGCAGCCTCTTCAAAGAGATAACGCCTCTCCTCAGGCTTGCTCGAAAGGATCTGATCGATTTTACCCTGCTCCATAACTGAATATGCAGCTTTCCCAACTCCCGTATCCCAAAAAAGCTCTCTAATTTCACGCAGTTTTGCCGGCTGATTATTTATAAAATACTCGCTTTCCCCTGAACGATAAAGACGCCTCTTTATAGCTATTTCGCTTAAATCCAAATTCAAAAGACCCTTTTCATTGCTTATAGTCAATGTTACTTCTGCAACATTAAGCTGATTCCTCTTTTCGGTACCGTTAAAGATAACGTCTTCCATTTTATCGGCACGTAAGGTACGGGACGATTGTTCTCCAAGTACCCATTTTACGGCATCCACTACATTACTCTTTCCGCAGCCGTTGGGACCTAGGAGGGCTGTTATACCATCTGCAAATTCAATTTTTACTCTATCGGGAAAGGACTTAAATCCGAAAATTTCAAGACTTTTAAGAAACATAACCCGAACATCCTTTTAACATGTACATATAAGAGATTATACAATTTATTTGCTTGTTTGTCATTAGGAATTGAAAAGTTTTTAAGGGATAGAATAGTTTTTCCGATAAAATGGTATTATGAAAGTATTAGTTTTTGATAGAAAAATAGAAACTCTCGCTTTTTTGTGTGAAAAGTTGGAAAATCATGGAATTATAACTATTGCTGCAGAAAACGGCAGCAAATTTATATGTAATTATTTGGATCCGGAATTGGATGCAATAATTGTAGCAAAAAAAGAATTAAGTCATTATAGCTTAAATGAAGCTCAATTGTTAAAAAAGATATACAAGGATATTACAATTTGCAGCTATATTCACGAAGATTGCTATAATATAAAAAATATCAATATAGTAAGCTCTTCCTTAATACCTGAAAATATAAGAGGAAACGAAAAAATCCTCAAAATTATTCTTGCAAAATGTAAAAGACGGCCGGATTTTAATAAGGACTATATCTATAGTCTGCCTAAAAAGTCCGGAATCTTGCTAAAGCATTTACTTATAAACAGGCAAAAAGGGCTAAGCGATGAAGAGATAAGCACAATTTTTTGGGGAGAAAAAATTCCTTCAAAACAAAACAGCATCTACAATCATGTTTATAATCTAAAAAAGTCCCTCAAAGAAAGTTTTAGCAATAGATATACAATCTTAAAAGCAAACAAGCGTTACAGACTGATAAAACTAAAAAAAGAGGCTTAAACCATTAGATTTAAGCCTCTTTTATAAAGATTAGGAAATACCTAGGACACCGGCGACACGCTCCAAAACCTTTTTGCGGTCAAGCGGCTTTACGATATAGTTTTTGGCTCCAAGCAAAAGAGCTTTTTTTACAAGTTCTTCCTTTCCGAGAGCACTTATCATAACAACCTTGGCATTTTTATCAAAGGCCATTATCTGCTCTAAGGCGGTTAGACCGTCCATTTTAGGCATCGTAATATCCATTGTTACGAGGTCAACATTGGGACATAGTTCTTTATATTTTTCAACGCCCTCAAATCCGTCAACAGCGGTAGCAACAACCTCATAGCCTTCACTATTCAATATCTGTCCGATTTGCTTTGTAACAAATATAGAATCATCAACAACCAAAATCTTGTAAGGTGTTCCATCCGGTTTTTTCCCTTCAGGTGCCCTCTCGTTAATATTGGGAAAGTCCTGTTTTGATATCATAATAAAACTCCTTTAATTTTCTTATACTCGATCACGAATTGCAACGTTGATTTCTACTTTACCCTGAGGGGCAGTCATCGGAACTATTAAAGCCTCAATATCGTTATTGGATATCTTCATATTATCGCCTGTGAACAAAGCCGGAGGAGTTAGGTCAAACTTAAATCCTAAATCATGAAGCTTTGTTACAGCTTGTGCCGTAATAAGATTAGCCAATTCCGTAATCGTTGCGCGAGCAAGCTCATCAAATTCTGTCAACTCTTCGTTATTCATTGCAGAGGCAATCTTTAAAGCTGTGTCCAAGGTCATATCAAATATAACCCGGCCCTCAACATCCCCGGCAAGACCGACAATGGCTGCGACACCCATAACCGGCATACAAGTCGATTTTAGGTACAAGTCGCCGCGTTTTATATCCTCACTCAAAACTTGTGACAGGATATTGTAAGCAGCTTCGCTAAACGGATTAATATACTCTACACGCATTTATTTCTCCTTATCCTTTTATATTTATTCTTTTGTAAAAATTACAATATCACCGGAGCTGTTTCGCAGCCAACCATCTTGCTTGGGCATTGCCTCATTATGACCCAGAATTATAAGTCCGGAATTTTTCAGTTTTTCCCTAAATTCTTCTATCATAGTTCTCTGAACATTGGGATTCATAAAAGACAAAACATCTCTTGCAACAATTATATCTATATCGGGAACGACATTTTGATGAGTACAATCATGGTACTCAAAAAGAATCATATCCTTTATCTCTTTTAAAAATGTCAAACTTCCGGAAGCAGTCTTTGTAATATAGGGCTCATAAATACCCGAAGCAACCTCATCGGGAACCGAAAGCATAGGAGCATTTGAAATAGCCAACAAATCCGAATCATTTGCAAAAATCTTTATGTGAGCACGCGGATAACGCATTCTTAATAGAACGGCAAGACTGTATGCTTCGTATCCCTGACCGCATCCTATACACCAAACATTAATTACGGAAGAAGTATTTTCGGGGAGCATTTTATAATAAGCATTTATATAGGCCTCGCTCCAAAAACGTTTTGTAAAAGGCGACAAGAAAGACGATAAAAATTCTCCGGCATCGTTTTCCGATTGAATTTGCAAGTTCCCTGAAGGACGCATATCCTTCCACTCTAAATATCTCTCCTTGACCCAATTTTCATTAACGGCAGAAATATAGAATTTACCCATAGCGGATAAGGTATCGCCTATGAATTTTATATCCAAATTTTCTGAAGACTGGCCCACCTGAAGCTTTACAGGTTCCCTTACCACACTCGCCGCAACAGGAGTCAAATCTTCCTTAACTTCTTCTTTTTGTTGACGTGAGGCAAATATCTTATCTACATCAAGCAGAATATATAAGCGGCCTCCGTTTTCTACAACACCGTGAATATATTTGATATTTATATCACCGAAGATAGGATGCGGTGGCTGAATGGTACTGCTGGATACACCCACTACCTTATCGATAAAGTCTACTACAACGCCGAAGGTCTGATCTTGAACATTTATTATAACCATACTTTCAGGCTGATTTTTTTTGCGAGCAGGTACCGGAATATTAAAGAAAATACGCAAATCAATTATCGGAATTATATCGCCCCGGAGGTTGTATACACCCAATACAAATGGAGAAGTATTGGGTACATAGGTAAAGTTTCCGGCCTTTGCTATTTCCTTAACACGCATAATATCTATTGCATAGTCCTTACCGGCTAGGGAAAAAGTTACCATCTTAAAATCTACGACAATCATCTGATCATGTAGAGAATCCGTATCTCCTATGCCTAAGCCTGCATTTACCTTTAGTTCTTTCATTTCTTCCATAATGTCTTTCCTTAACCTACCAAATTGAAGCCTCGCGGCGCTCC
It encodes:
- a CDS encoding response regulator; this translates as MISKQDFPNINERAPEGKKPDGTPYKILVVDDSIFVTKQIGQILNSEGYEVVATAVDGFEGVEKYKELCPNVDLVTMDITMPKMDGLTALEQIMAFDKNAKVVMISALGKEELVKKALLLGAKNYIVKPLDRKKVLERVAGVLGIS
- a CDS encoding helix-turn-helix domain-containing protein, with the translated sequence MKVLVFDRKIETLAFLCEKLENHGIITIAAENGSKFICNYLDPELDAIIVAKKELSHYSLNEAQLLKKIYKDITICSYIHEDCYNIKNINIVSSSLIPENIRGNEKILKIILAKCKRRPDFNKDYIYSLPKKSGILLKHLLINRQKGLSDEEISTIFWGEKIPSKQNSIYNHVYNLKKSLKESFSNRYTILKANKRYRLIKLKKEA
- a CDS encoding AAA family ATPase yields the protein MFLKSLEIFGFKSFPDRVKIEFADGITALLGPNGCGKSNVVDAVKWVLGEQSSRTLRADKMEDVIFNGTEKRNQLNVAEVTLTISNEKGLLNLDLSEIAIKRRLYRSGESEYFINNQPAKLREIRELFWDTGVGKAAYSVMEQGKIDQILSSKPEERRYLFEEAAGITKFKVKRQDAERKLEKTQENMKQIEAALAEVRRSYDTLKIQSEQTIKYRELKDSLFEHERDIQLLRLKSFVDGLAAKKQSLKEASEKRDAIQEQIDGIHGLLSENMDIVNEMEEKFNAYRTKVLNLAIEQKGKQEQVQIYNKRRSELKLKLNQLEAKTSSTKENIESLEEDISEKNADVFEFKKQVTAIEKNAEEFEKNIDLASHQITSNKEEVKGLEDDIKRLDDMRGAMELELKSITEDIVTELDKNLRSAGYSSANRLEAEKDLDGALNRLKVLITGKKAIFSDFASIENHSADDVKKFAEDSVQSFSSLLSISDEIQNALEKYKKSSAGFIDEFLAPEGIITKKRAVDTAILENRQSIENNRTKIAGLIEENNELSVKINDYRKTLEDLRVNRARIDAQAKNAEDQVKLLERQLSSEKKMLHDLESEFFTEEKQLKQTEEDISELEGEINSLEYEGRKISAELEKLENEISIKNSDLASKRGKVDKLTAELSKANSLLEKFHFDLAGIEADIRNTKENFREKHSRELMEFEERMFTITSSVNDLRESLSSIKQKLDSLGRVNFMAPEEFESVKERYEFLNKHISDLDKARADLQRITDEITAESTELFLDTYNKIKKNFHNMFRRLFGGGRAEIRLTDPKNVLESGIEIFAQPPGKKLENINLLSGGEKSMTAVALLFATYMVKPSPFCLLDEIDAALDEQNVTRFVTTLREFANVSQYIVITHNKKTVLGANAMLGVTMEESGVSKVIAIRLDNETELESKTIDLVNEPFVEEEVEPEEGIYIPPHPPKRIKTVNGEEEVSEKDDRLEE
- a CDS encoding chemotaxis protein CheX encodes the protein MRVEYINPFSEAAYNILSQVLSEDIKRGDLYLKSTCMPVMGVAAIVGLAGDVEGRVIFDMTLDTALKIASAMNNEELTEFDELARATITELANLITAQAVTKLHDLGFKFDLTPPALFTGDNMKISNNDIEALIVPMTAPQGKVEINVAIRDRV
- a CDS encoding CheR family methyltransferase, coding for MEEMKELKVNAGLGIGDTDSLHDQMIVVDFKMVTFSLAGKDYAIDIMRVKEIAKAGNFTYVPNTSPFVLGVYNLRGDIIPIIDLRIFFNIPVPARKKNQPESMVIINVQDQTFGVVVDFIDKVVGVSSSTIQPPHPIFGDINIKYIHGVVENGGRLYILLDVDKIFASRQQKEEVKEDLTPVAASVVREPVKLQVGQSSENLDIKFIGDTLSAMGKFYISAVNENWVKERYLEWKDMRPSGNLQIQSENDAGEFLSSFLSPFTKRFWSEAYINAYYKMLPENTSSVINVWCIGCGQGYEAYSLAVLLRMRYPRAHIKIFANDSDLLAISNAPMLSVPDEVASGIYEPYITKTASGSLTFLKEIKDMILFEYHDCTHQNVVPDIDIIVARDVLSFMNPNVQRTMIEEFREKLKNSGLIILGHNEAMPKQDGWLRNSSGDIVIFTKE